Proteins encoded by one window of Blautia faecicola:
- a CDS encoding magnesium transporter CorA family protein, whose amino-acid sequence MVKIFRTIDNNVHQINEAQEGSWIALINPTATEIVEIAEKYNIDVDHLRAPLDEEERSRIEVEDHYTLILVDIPMIEERNDKEWYGTIPMGIVVTDDKIFTVCLEDTPVLSSFMDGRVRNFFTYKRTRFILQILYRNASLYLHYLRIIDKKSDEVEQKLHKSQRNQELIELLELQKSLVYFTTSLRSNEVVLEKLLKVENIKQYPEDTELLEDVIIENKQAIEMTNIYSGILSGTTEAFASIISNNLNIVMKFLATVTIVMSIPTMIFSAYGMNLKSIGMPFADNSMGFLYVILLSLVFSILVAIVFRKKDLF is encoded by the coding sequence ATGGTTAAGATTTTCAGAACCATAGATAATAATGTGCATCAGATCAATGAAGCACAGGAGGGAAGCTGGATCGCGCTGATCAATCCGACTGCCACCGAGATTGTGGAAATCGCAGAGAAATATAATATTGATGTGGATCATCTGCGAGCACCTCTGGATGAGGAGGAACGTTCGCGTATCGAAGTGGAGGATCACTATACACTGATCCTGGTAGATATTCCTATGATCGAGGAACGAAATGACAAAGAATGGTATGGAACGATCCCTATGGGTATCGTGGTGACGGACGATAAGATTTTTACCGTATGTCTGGAAGATACCCCGGTATTGAGTTCTTTCATGGACGGAAGGGTACGGAATTTTTTTACCTATAAGAGAACCCGTTTTATCCTGCAGATCCTGTACCGCAACGCATCGCTGTATCTGCATTATCTGCGAATCATCGATAAGAAGAGTGACGAAGTAGAACAGAAACTGCACAAATCACAGAGAAATCAGGAGCTGATCGAGCTGCTGGAGCTGCAGAAATCTCTGGTATACTTTACCACCTCCCTGCGGTCAAACGAAGTGGTTCTGGAAAAACTGTTAAAAGTGGAAAATATCAAGCAGTATCCGGAAGATACGGAACTCCTTGAGGATGTTATCATCGAGAACAAACAGGCCATTGAGATGACCAATATTTACAGCGGTATCTTGAGTGGAACGACAGAGGCGTTTGCTTCGATCATTTCTAACAACCTGAATATCGTTATGAAGTTCCTGGCGACGGTGACGATTGTCATGTCGATTCCGACGATGATCTTCAGCGCGTACGGTATGAACTTAAAATCGATCGGAATGCCGTTTGCGGATAATTCGATGGGATTTCTCTATGTGATCCTGCTGTCTCTGGTGTTCAGTATTCTGGTAGCCATTGTTTTCCGTAAAAAAGACTTATTTTAA
- the aroC gene encoding chorismate synthase translates to MAGSSFGTIFRITTWGESHGAGLGVVVDGCPAGLPLCEEDIQIFLNRRKPGQSKFATPRKEDDKVEILSGIFEGKTTGTPISMLVRNTSQRSRDYSEIASYYRPGHADYTFDEKYGFRDYRGGGRSSGRETIGRVAAGAIASKLLATLGITMTTYTRSIGPVTIQTFDQEQIEKNNLYMPDENAAAEASEYLLYCMKEQNSSGGTVECIVNGLPTGLGDPVFEKLDANLGKAILSIGAVKAIEIGDGMAVASATGRSNNDPFLPGENGTIKKASNHAGGVLGGISDGSPLILRAAIKPTPSIASFQDTVNKQGEPISVSIKGRHDPIIVPRAVVVVESMTSLVLADALLLNMTATMDNVKKIYTDK, encoded by the coding sequence ATGGCTGGATCATCTTTTGGAACCATCTTTCGTATCACCACCTGGGGCGAATCCCACGGTGCCGGACTGGGCGTTGTCGTAGACGGCTGCCCGGCTGGTCTTCCCTTATGTGAGGAAGACATTCAGATCTTTTTAAACCGCAGAAAACCGGGGCAGAGCAAGTTTGCCACCCCAAGAAAAGAGGACGATAAAGTGGAAATCCTCTCCGGTATCTTTGAGGGAAAAACCACAGGTACACCGATTTCCATGCTGGTAAGAAATACTTCCCAGCGCTCCCGTGATTATTCGGAAATCGCTTCTTACTACCGTCCGGGACATGCCGACTACACATTTGATGAAAAATACGGTTTCCGTGACTACCGCGGCGGCGGCCGTTCCTCCGGTCGCGAGACGATCGGCCGTGTAGCAGCCGGAGCAATCGCCTCCAAACTGCTCGCCACTCTTGGTATCACCATGACCACCTATACCCGTTCCATCGGTCCGGTCACCATTCAGACCTTCGATCAGGAACAGATTGAAAAGAACAACTTGTATATGCCGGATGAAAATGCAGCTGCGGAAGCATCCGAATACCTGCTTTACTGCATGAAAGAGCAGAATTCCTCCGGCGGTACCGTAGAGTGTATCGTAAACGGACTTCCAACCGGTCTCGGCGATCCGGTCTTCGAAAAACTGGATGCCAACCTCGGAAAAGCAATCCTCTCCATCGGTGCCGTAAAAGCGATCGAGATCGGTGATGGTATGGCAGTAGCATCTGCTACCGGCCGTTCCAACAACGATCCGTTCCTTCCTGGAGAAAACGGAACCATCAAAAAAGCCAGCAACCACGCCGGCGGAGTCCTTGGCGGAATCAGTGACGGCAGCCCCCTGATCCTTCGGGCAGCCATCAAACCAACCCCGTCCATCGCCTCCTTCCAGGACACCGTAAACAAACAAGGGGAACCCATCTCCGTCTCCATTAAAGGCCGCCACGACCCCATCATCGTCCCCCGCGCCGTAGTAGTCGTAGAGTCCATGACTTCCCTCGTCCTCGCCGACGCACTCCTGCTGAACATGACTGCAACGATGGACAACGTAAAAAAAATCTATACCGACAAATAA
- a CDS encoding lactonase family protein, translated as MEKEKYIAYVGTYTHGSSIGIHLYDVNVEEGTLSERKVVPVNNSSYVVKSKNGKYLYSIADEGVAVFEIKPDGDLELINKVGIDGMRGCYLCVDDSGKYLFVAGYHDGKITAVHTHQDGRLGQVFDGVFHKGVGSVAERNFRPHVSCVKTTPEGKYVCAVDNGIDQVKVYRINTARNRMELVDILRCKRESGPREILFSKDGKYAYILFELINKVGVFTYKDTDKGPEFELIQLVEPLSDQLDPMHDCGAAMTMSPDGKYLFTSTAGDDSVAMFAINPDDGTLTKEFALPISGEYPKDIALFPDGKHLAVVNHESNSITTFAIDYEKKLIVMKGKPMKVETPNCILMTNIEVE; from the coding sequence ATGGAAAAAGAAAAATACATTGCATATGTTGGAACTTATACACATGGAAGCAGTATTGGAATTCATTTGTATGACGTGAATGTGGAAGAAGGTACCCTGAGTGAACGAAAAGTAGTGCCGGTAAACAATTCGTCTTATGTGGTAAAATCGAAAAACGGCAAGTATCTGTATTCGATCGCAGATGAAGGCGTGGCAGTGTTTGAGATCAAACCGGATGGAGATCTGGAGCTGATCAACAAAGTGGGTATTGATGGAATGAGAGGTTGTTACCTGTGCGTGGATGATAGCGGAAAATATCTGTTTGTTGCAGGTTATCATGATGGCAAGATCACAGCAGTACATACCCACCAGGATGGCCGTCTGGGTCAGGTGTTTGACGGTGTATTCCACAAAGGTGTTGGAAGTGTGGCAGAACGTAACTTCCGTCCGCATGTAAGCTGTGTGAAGACAACGCCGGAAGGCAAATATGTATGTGCAGTAGATAATGGTATCGATCAGGTGAAGGTTTACCGGATCAATACGGCGAGAAACCGGATGGAACTGGTGGATATTCTTCGATGCAAGAGAGAGTCCGGACCGAGAGAGATCCTGTTCAGCAAGGATGGGAAATATGCGTATATCCTGTTCGAGCTGATCAATAAAGTGGGTGTATTTACTTATAAAGATACCGATAAGGGACCGGAGTTTGAACTGATTCAGTTAGTAGAGCCGCTGTCTGATCAGCTGGATCCGATGCATGACTGCGGAGCAGCCATGACGATGTCTCCGGATGGAAAGTATCTGTTTACTTCTACGGCGGGAGATGATTCGGTAGCGATGTTCGCGATTAATCCGGACGATGGTACGCTGACGAAAGAGTTTGCACTGCCGATCAGTGGAGAGTACCCGAAGGATATCGCATTGTTCCCGGATGGAAAGCATCTGGCAGTTGTCAATCATGAGTCGAACAGTATTACGACGTTTGCGATTGATTATGAGAAGAAACTGATCGTGATGAAAGGGAAACCGATGAAGGTGGAGACGCCGAATTGTATTTTGATGACGAATATTGAAGTAGAGTGA
- a CDS encoding RluA family pseudouridine synthase, protein MKRILTYPITESDSDQRIYDFLYHHGYSRHIRTWLKQHPGSVRLNGEEALFYFPLKNGDLLEISLEEEHPSENIVPVDLPIHIIYEDEDLMVIDKTADMPVHPSIGNYENTLANAAAWYFHQQDIPFVFRCINRLDRDTTGLLILAKHMLSGAILSDQMKKRAIHRTYLAITEGKTDPAGTIDSPIGRTDQSLILRQVDHENGDSACTHYLQKCWHPKTFYPETLPVPQDGLSLVQLQLETGRTHQIRVHMTSIGHPLIGDTLYNPETALMNRQALHSYRLAFTHPVTGVSLEFTSPLPEDMVEFFPDCNT, encoded by the coding sequence ATGAAACGAATCTTAACTTATCCAATAACGGAATCCGACAGCGACCAGCGAATCTATGATTTCCTGTACCACCACGGATATTCCCGACACATCCGCACCTGGTTAAAACAGCATCCCGGTTCCGTCCGTCTGAACGGCGAGGAAGCACTCTTTTATTTTCCACTAAAAAACGGCGATCTGCTGGAAATCTCACTGGAAGAGGAACACCCCTCGGAAAATATCGTTCCGGTAGATCTACCGATTCATATTATCTACGAAGACGAAGATCTGATGGTCATTGATAAAACGGCGGATATGCCGGTACACCCTTCCATCGGCAATTATGAAAACACCCTGGCAAATGCAGCTGCCTGGTACTTTCACCAGCAGGATATCCCTTTTGTATTCCGCTGCATCAACCGGCTGGACCGCGACACCACCGGGCTTCTGATCCTCGCCAAACATATGCTAAGCGGTGCCATTCTTTCCGACCAGATGAAAAAAAGAGCGATCCACCGCACCTATCTTGCTATCACAGAGGGAAAGACAGATCCCGCTGGCACGATCGACAGTCCGATCGGACGTACAGATCAGTCTCTGATTCTGCGGCAGGTGGATCACGAAAATGGCGATTCTGCCTGCACCCACTATCTGCAAAAATGCTGGCATCCGAAGACTTTCTATCCGGAAACTTTACCTGTTCCACAGGATGGACTTTCTCTGGTACAGTTGCAGCTTGAGACCGGACGCACCCATCAGATCCGTGTGCATATGACTTCCATCGGCCACCCGCTGATCGGAGATACGCTGTATAATCCGGAAACAGCTCTAATGAACCGCCAGGCACTGCACTCTTACCGGCTGGCATTTACGCATCCTGTCACTGGAGTTTCGCTGGAGTTTACGTCTCCACTGCCAGAAGATATGGTAGAATTTTTTCCGGACTGTAATACTTGA
- a CDS encoding heme-degrading domain-containing protein: protein MTIEELSSVLQMQEEILQFSSFTNADAWELGNLIVAEAAKRGAAVLIRIRLNNGYTVFQYGMDGTNLYHEQWLTRKENTVRLTEKSSLRMYMDLRERGETLADRLLDEKEYAACGGGFPIRVEEVGVIGTVAITGLDHVSEHDLLVKCISKYLHVAEVPRIRAM, encoded by the coding sequence ATGACGATTGAAGAATTAAGCAGTGTATTACAGATGCAGGAAGAAATCCTTCAGTTTTCCAGTTTTACGAATGCAGATGCATGGGAACTGGGGAATCTGATCGTGGCAGAGGCAGCAAAAAGAGGTGCGGCAGTGCTGATACGGATCCGCTTAAACAACGGCTATACCGTATTCCAGTATGGTATGGACGGCACAAATCTGTACCATGAACAGTGGCTGACCAGAAAAGAAAATACCGTGCGCCTCACCGAAAAGAGCAGTCTGCGGATGTACATGGATCTGAGAGAGCGGGGAGAAACCCTGGCAGACAGACTTCTGGATGAGAAAGAGTATGCAGCCTGTGGCGGCGGATTCCCGATCCGTGTGGAAGAAGTGGGTGTGATCGGAACAGTCGCAATCACCGGTCTGGATCACGTATCCGAGCATGATCTGCTGGTAAAATGCATCAGCAAGTATCTGCATGTGGCAGAAGTGCCGCGGATTCGCGCGATGTAG
- the htpG gene encoding molecular chaperone HtpG yields the protein MGAKHGNLSINSDNIFPIIKKWLYSDHDIFVRELVSNGCDAITKLKKLEMMGEYTFPDDYKGKIEVIVNPEKKALKFIDNGLGMTADEVEEYITQIAFSGATKFLEQYKDKTNDDQIIGHFGLGFYSAFMVADEVHIDTLSYKEGAVPVHWECDGGSEYDMQDGDKTTVGTEITLFLNEDSLEFANEYRVREVLEKYCSFMPTEIFLSNENAEQEYETIDEADLRDDDVVVEHIHEDAKTEEKENENGEKEVVEVSPAKEKVKINKRPVSISDIHPLWMKHPNECSDEDYKAFYRKVFMDYKEPLFWIHLNMDYPFNLKGILYFPKINTEYESIEGTIKLYNNQVFIADNIKEVIPEFLMLLKGVIDCPDLPLNVSRSALQNDGFVKKISDYISKKVADKLTGMCKTAREDYEKYWDDISPFIKFGCIKDAKFSDKMDDYILFKNLDGKYLTLKDCIEENKKPEAEAEKPEEEKKDGEQAEEKEPEKTTVYYVSDEVQQSQYINMFKEQGMDAVILKHNIDTAFITHVEQKHNDVKFQRIDADLTEDFKEDGEDLKEMTEELTATFKKALNNEQLDVKVEKLKNENISSMMTLSEESRRMQDMMKMYGMDANMFGGANGATLVLNANHPLVKYVAEHKDDETNVPLICQQLYDLAMMAHKQLSPEEMTQFIARSNQILLALAK from the coding sequence ATGGGAGCAAAACATGGAAATCTTTCAATTAACAGTGACAATATTTTCCCGATTATAAAGAAATGGCTGTATTCCGATCACGATATTTTCGTTCGTGAGCTGGTATCGAATGGCTGTGATGCAATTACAAAATTAAAGAAACTGGAAATGATGGGAGAATATACTTTTCCGGATGATTATAAAGGAAAAATCGAAGTGATCGTCAATCCGGAAAAGAAAGCCTTGAAGTTTATCGATAACGGTCTTGGTATGACAGCGGATGAAGTAGAAGAATATATCACACAGATCGCTTTCTCCGGAGCAACCAAGTTCCTGGAGCAGTACAAAGACAAAACCAACGATGATCAGATCATCGGACATTTCGGTCTGGGATTCTACTCCGCATTCATGGTAGCAGATGAGGTTCATATTGATACGTTATCTTATAAAGAAGGTGCTGTACCGGTACACTGGGAGTGTGATGGCGGTTCTGAGTACGATATGCAGGACGGCGACAAGACAACCGTTGGTACAGAGATCACCCTGTTCTTAAACGAAGACAGCCTGGAATTTGCCAACGAGTACAGAGTCCGTGAAGTTCTGGAAAAATACTGTTCCTTCATGCCGACCGAGATTTTCCTCTCCAATGAGAACGCTGAACAGGAATATGAGACGATCGATGAAGCCGATCTGCGTGACGATGATGTTGTCGTAGAACATATTCATGAGGATGCGAAGACCGAGGAAAAAGAAAATGAAAACGGAGAAAAAGAAGTTGTAGAAGTTTCTCCGGCAAAAGAAAAAGTAAAAATCAACAAACGTCCGGTATCCATCAGTGATATTCATCCGCTGTGGATGAAACATCCGAATGAGTGCAGCGATGAAGATTACAAAGCATTCTACCGGAAAGTATTTATGGATTATAAGGAGCCTCTGTTCTGGATCCATCTGAACATGGATTATCCGTTTAACTTAAAAGGTATCCTGTATTTCCCGAAGATCAACACCGAGTATGAGTCCATCGAAGGAACCATCAAACTGTATAACAACCAGGTATTTATCGCCGATAATATCAAAGAAGTGATTCCGGAATTCCTGATGCTGTTAAAAGGTGTGATCGACTGCCCGGATCTGCCGCTGAACGTATCCAGAAGTGCTCTGCAGAACGACGGATTTGTCAAGAAAATCTCTGATTATATCAGCAAGAAAGTCGCTGACAAACTGACCGGTATGTGCAAGACAGCCAGAGAAGATTATGAGAAATACTGGGATGATATCAGCCCGTTCATCAAATTCGGATGCATCAAAGACGCAAAATTCTCTGACAAGATGGATGATTATATCCTGTTCAAGAATCTGGACGGCAAATATCTGACACTGAAAGACTGCATCGAAGAAAATAAAAAACCGGAAGCAGAAGCCGAGAAACCGGAAGAAGAGAAAAAAGACGGCGAGCAGGCGGAAGAGAAAGAGCCGGAGAAGACAACCGTTTATTATGTATCTGACGAAGTACAGCAGAGCCAGTACATCAACATGTTCAAGGAACAGGGTATGGATGCAGTAATCCTGAAACATAATATTGATACTGCTTTTATTACCCATGTGGAACAGAAACATAACGATGTAAAATTCCAGCGTATCGATGCGGATCTGACCGAAGACTTTAAAGAAGACGGTGAAGATCTGAAAGAAATGACTGAAGAGCTGACTGCAACCTTCAAGAAAGCGCTGAACAATGAGCAGTTGGATGTGAAAGTAGAAAAACTGAAAAATGAAAATATTTCTTCTATGATGACCCTGTCCGAGGAAAGCCGCCGGATGCAGGATATGATGAAAATGTACGGCATGGATGCCAATATGTTTGGTGGAGCAAACGGAGCCACACTGGTTCTGAATGCAAATCATCCGCTGGTAAAATATGTGGCTGAACACAAAGACGACGAGACCAATGTTCCGCTGATCTGCCAGCAGCTGTACGATCTGGCTATGATGGCTCACAAACAGCTGAGTCCGGAAGAAATGACACAGTTTATCGCCAGAAGTAACCAGATTCTGCTGGCACTGGCAAAATAA
- a CDS encoding LacI family DNA-binding transcriptional regulator, giving the protein MTISEIAKLAGVSSAAVSRYLNDGSLSQEKRQRIEKVIRETNYRPSEYARTMRTKKSNRIGVLVPQIDSEAVPKILSGISERMDQKNYHVLLMNSNLSLEKEIGILETFEQSQVDGLIFVASILTKRHEVALAHMGVPVVILGQKSDRYPCIYHDDEGAACAMMTELLKSGCRHPAYIGVDRRDKAAGKSRYQGVCRALETYGLHMDEIAYREATFSVQAGYQAMEQILAEEKRPDGVLCATDMIAAGVLSCLSERKIAVPEKMKVAGMGHGAIADLLCPRLTTVHYHYHTSGREAADLLLDLMRKKKPRQEARMLEYEIIRQKTT; this is encoded by the coding sequence ATGACAATCAGTGAGATTGCAAAACTGGCTGGCGTCTCAAGCGCAGCGGTCTCCCGTTACTTAAATGACGGGAGTCTCAGCCAGGAGAAACGGCAGCGGATCGAGAAGGTGATCCGGGAGACCAATTACCGGCCGTCGGAGTATGCCAGAACGATGCGGACGAAAAAGAGTAACCGGATCGGCGTACTGGTTCCGCAGATCGATTCCGAGGCAGTGCCGAAGATCTTATCCGGTATTTCGGAGCGGATGGATCAGAAGAATTATCACGTATTGCTGATGAATTCGAATCTGAGTCTGGAAAAAGAGATCGGAATCCTGGAAACATTTGAACAGAGCCAGGTGGATGGACTGATCTTTGTAGCTTCGATCCTTACGAAGCGCCACGAGGTGGCACTGGCACATATGGGTGTTCCGGTGGTGATCCTCGGACAGAAAAGTGACAGATATCCCTGTATTTATCACGATGATGAGGGCGCGGCATGTGCCATGATGACGGAACTTTTAAAGAGCGGCTGCAGGCATCCGGCATATATCGGTGTCGACAGGCGGGATAAGGCAGCAGGTAAGAGCCGTTATCAGGGCGTCTGTCGGGCACTGGAGACGTATGGACTTCATATGGATGAGATCGCATATCGGGAAGCGACATTCTCCGTGCAGGCAGGATATCAGGCGATGGAACAGATCCTTGCGGAAGAGAAGCGGCCGGATGGTGTTCTTTGCGCGACAGATATGATCGCAGCAGGTGTATTATCCTGTCTTTCGGAGCGGAAGATCGCAGTGCCGGAGAAGATGAAAGTTGCCGGTATGGGACACGGCGCTATCGCGGATCTTCTGTGTCCGCGACTTACGACGGTGCACTATCATTATCATACCAGCGGAAGGGAAGCGGCAGATCTGCTGCTGGATCTGATGCGGAAAAAGAAACCGCGGCAGGAAGCAAGGATGCTGGAATATGAGATAATCAGACAAAAAACGACATAA
- a CDS encoding alpha-amylase family protein: protein MAHHYDELKWLYCELYENRMDMFEDLCKNLKNIYMDRKPDLKKQDRVREQNPEWYKKNDILGMMMYVNAFAGNLKGVKEKLDYVQECNVNYLHLMPLLESPEGKSDGGYAVSDFRKVQPELGTMEDLESLADECRKKGISLCMDFVMNHTSEDHEWARRARAGEREYMDRYYFYDNYDVPSQFEQTVPQVFPTTAPGNFTWLDDMKKFVMTTFYPYQWDLNYWNPVVMNEMIYNMLNLTNKGIDVIRIDAVPYIWKQLGTNCRNLPQVHNIVRMMRMICEIVCPGVLLLGEVVMEPEKVVPYFGSVEKPECHMLYNVTTMATTWNTVATRDARLLRQQMDIINRLPKDYVFLNYLRCHDDIGWGLDYGWLGQFGIDEVAHKKYLSDFFTGNYENSFARGELYNADPTSGDARQCGTTASLCGIEKAAYERDEEATKRAIRYDLTLHVYMLTQSGIPVIYSGDEIGQENDYTYHENPKKWDDSRYLHRGDFRWDKAELRHTKGTIPGEMFEGLDKLEKIRKSHPVFESTADCRTVDTWDDSILGLIKEKDGEKLVALFNFSEYDKVAWINEEDGMYEDLISGRQMEARGVQIPAFGCYWLLKK from the coding sequence ATGGCGCATCATTACGATGAACTGAAATGGCTGTACTGCGAACTGTATGAAAACCGGATGGATATGTTTGAAGATCTGTGTAAGAATCTGAAAAATATCTACATGGATAGAAAACCAGATCTGAAAAAGCAGGACAGAGTCAGAGAGCAGAATCCGGAATGGTATAAGAAAAATGATATCCTGGGAATGATGATGTATGTCAATGCATTTGCAGGAAACTTAAAAGGTGTGAAGGAAAAACTGGATTATGTACAGGAATGTAATGTCAACTACCTGCACCTGATGCCGTTACTGGAGTCTCCAGAAGGAAAGAGCGACGGCGGATATGCGGTCAGCGATTTCCGAAAAGTACAGCCGGAACTGGGTACCATGGAAGATCTGGAAAGCCTGGCAGACGAGTGCCGGAAAAAAGGCATCAGCCTGTGTATGGATTTCGTCATGAACCATACATCCGAAGATCATGAGTGGGCAAGAAGAGCCAGAGCCGGAGAACGCGAATATATGGATCGGTACTATTTCTATGATAATTACGATGTACCGTCTCAGTTTGAGCAGACCGTTCCGCAGGTATTCCCGACAACTGCACCGGGTAACTTCACCTGGCTGGATGATATGAAGAAATTCGTTATGACGACGTTCTATCCATATCAGTGGGATCTGAACTACTGGAATCCGGTAGTTATGAATGAAATGATCTACAACATGCTGAACCTGACTAACAAAGGTATCGACGTCATCCGTATCGATGCCGTTCCGTATATCTGGAAACAGCTGGGAACCAACTGCAGAAATCTTCCGCAGGTACATAATATCGTCCGCATGATGCGTATGATCTGTGAGATCGTGTGTCCGGGTGTACTGCTTCTTGGTGAAGTTGTCATGGAGCCGGAAAAAGTCGTTCCTTATTTTGGTTCTGTAGAAAAACCGGAATGCCATATGCTGTATAACGTAACAACCATGGCAACAACCTGGAATACTGTAGCGACGAGAGATGCGCGTCTGCTGCGCCAGCAGATGGATATCATCAACCGTCTGCCAAAGGACTATGTATTCCTGAATTATCTGCGTTGCCATGACGATATCGGCTGGGGACTGGACTATGGATGGCTTGGACAGTTCGGTATCGATGAAGTGGCTCACAAGAAATACCTGAGTGATTTCTTCACAGGCAATTATGAAAATTCTTTTGCAAGAGGAGAACTGTACAATGCAGATCCGACTTCCGGAGATGCCCGCCAGTGTGGTACAACCGCTTCTCTGTGTGGTATCGAGAAAGCTGCCTATGAGAGAGACGAAGAGGCAACAAAGAGAGCAATCCGTTACGATCTGACACTGCATGTGTATATGCTGACGCAGTCCGGTATCCCGGTTATCTACAGCGGGGATGAGATCGGTCAGGAAAATGACTATACTTACCATGAAAATCCGAAAAAATGGGATGATTCCCGTTACCTGCACAGAGGAGATTTCCGGTGGGATAAAGCGGAACTTCGTCACACCAAAGGCACGATTCCGGGAGAAATGTTTGAAGGACTGGACAAGCTGGAGAAAATCAGAAAATCTCATCCGGTATTCGAGAGCACTGCGGACTGCAGAACCGTGGATACCTGGGATGATTCCATCCTTGGTCTGATCAAAGAAAAAGACGGAGAAAAACTGGTAGCTCTGTTTAACTTCAGCGAGTATGACAAAGTTGCATGGATCAACGAAGAGGACGGCATGTATGAGGATCTGATCAGCGGCAGACAGATGGAAGCAAGAGGAGTTCAGATTCCTGCATTTGGCTGCTACTGGCTGCTGAAGAAATAG
- a CDS encoding phosphatase PAP2 family protein has protein sequence MSTGTRIKRVIPVALYTVFYLLCFSYLENRHVRYHIIDSSLDDKIPFCEYFIIPYFLWFLYITVTIGYFLLFNENTTEFWSLILNLAIGMTLFLIVSYVYPNGLNIRPTEFSNDSIFTRMVQFLYRTDTPTNVLPSIHVYNSVAAFSAIHTCKKLQKHKGIRIGAFILTTLIILSTMFLKQHSIADVATGITCAVATHVLFYARVTEKQGAKAKQRSPLHQHDTHM, from the coding sequence ATGAGCACAGGCACCCGTATCAAACGTGTCATTCCGGTAGCACTTTATACCGTCTTTTATCTGCTTTGTTTCTCTTATCTTGAGAACCGGCATGTACGGTATCATATTATTGATTCCAGCCTGGATGATAAGATTCCGTTCTGCGAATATTTTATTATTCCTTATTTTTTATGGTTTCTTTACATCACTGTGACCATTGGCTATTTTCTTCTTTTCAACGAAAATACAACCGAGTTCTGGAGCCTGATCCTGAATCTTGCCATCGGTATGACATTATTTTTAATTGTATCTTATGTATATCCAAACGGACTGAATATCCGGCCGACGGAATTTTCCAATGATTCCATCTTTACCCGTATGGTTCAGTTTTTATACCGGACAGATACACCAACCAATGTACTTCCAAGTATTCATGTGTATAATTCCGTGGCTGCTTTTTCGGCAATACATACCTGTAAAAAATTACAGAAACACAAAGGAATCCGTATCGGTGCATTTATCCTGACCACACTGATCATTCTGTCCACGATGTTCTTAAAACAACACTCGATCGCCGATGTGGCAACAGGTATTACCTGCGCGGTGGCAACACATGTGCTGTTTTACGCAAGAGTAACCGAAAAGCAGGGCGCAAAAGCAAAACAGCGTTCCCCGCTTCATCAGCATGATACACATATGTAG